The following is a genomic window from Sciurus carolinensis chromosome 3, mSciCar1.2, whole genome shotgun sequence.
GATTACATACTCAAAACTTTCTAAGTACTTAATATCATAATCTTCCAAAAAATGTTGAGCTAGTTTTAGTCTTTTTTATAGATAATGTTAAATACTATTTGGAATAAGAACTATAGTGTGTGTCccattataattaaattattctGAGAATTAACTTAAAATAATTGAGAGATAAGTCCAAATAAGCTTTTGGCATTTTATTGGCAAGCAGGGAAGTTTTTGATGGataatgtttttctcttctgttttgccTTGTACTTTGTTGGTTGAGAAAGCTAAGGGAACTAAGTATATAAAGATGATCCTCTTAAAACTTGCATGGGCCGGAGATAAAATGCTTGCTAACATGTATGAGCCTGAGTTTCACCCAcagtaccatacacacacaaaagtgatATAATATTGTTTCCAAATTTTGTCCTTTGTTTTCCATTGGGCataattcattttcctttgttattCTAACATTTTTTAAGTTTCGTATTTTTTCAGTATTATCAGTGTCTACACAGATGTTGGAAAAGGTTTCTCCCTCCATCCCCTCACTCCCGTTCCTCTTTCAGGTGTGTCATTATCTAAGCATGGAGGAAAAGGTTATTCATGCTCAATTTCAGAAGGCATATATGAAAAGAGTCATAATGTAATTAAGACttgtaaatttatatattttagaaataatagtatttaaaagtattagtttaacatttgttttacaataaaattttcaatcttCTTTTCTTAGAGAAAACAATTTAATTAGTATATGGAATAATGGAAAAGGAATTCCTGTTGTTGAACACAAAGTTGAAAAGATGTATGTCCCAGCTCTTATATTTGGACAGCTCTTAACTTCTAGTAActatgatgatgatgaaaagAAAGTAACAGGTAAAGGATTGAGGAAAAATGGGGAACATTCTTGTTGCTGAAAaaacatcatatttttaaatgactatctATAGCATGAGGGTTAAAAATATGggaataaatgtttataattgaATAACTTTGCCAGTGATTAAGAAATAAAGCTTTCAATgagataataatttttatttttattttatttatttatttatttatttatttattttcatttttatttatttgcctagGTGGTCGAAATGGCTATGGAGCCAAATTATGTAATATATTCAGCACCAAATTTACTGTGGAAACAGCCAGTAGAGAATACAAGAAAATGTTCAAACAGGCAAGTAAATAGGAATCTTAATGACTGATTATAAATTACAGTGTAGCCATTTATAATGACATTAATGTTAGATTTAATTTagcaatttataaataaatcatgGAAAAATTACTCATGACATGTATTAGGTTATTTTCAGTACTCATGCATTTGTGTTATTTAGTTCTTGTTTGGGAAGTGATTTGAATTTTTCACATTTCCTATTTGTTACCATAGACATGGATGGATAACATGGGGCGAGCTGGTGAGATGGAACTCAAGCCTTTTAGTGGAGAAGATTTTACATGTATCACCTTCCAGCCTGATTTGTCTAAGTTTAAAATGCAAAGCCTAGACAAAGATATTGTTGCACTGATGGTTAGAAGAGCATATGATGTTGCTGGATCCACTAAAGATGTCAAAGTCTTTCTTAATGGAATTAAGTTGCCAGTGAGTATTTGCTTGAATGTTAAGGACATAAGGGAATCTGATCATTAAgtacaaaatagatttttttcttcctatttgtttttcttatcacTTTATATATGTTCCtgaaaaaacaataatgaaataataaactcATTTTAAACTTACTAAAGGTAATTTCTTTCTCAAAGAAACGcctaaaataaatacttttgtgCTCTTCTTTAGTGACCATTCTCTTAGTCCGTCAGTGAACAAAATttcattggtttttaaaaatctgcatagTCTGTTAATGGTACTACTTGTTATAACTTTTGTTAATAACATCACCTTTAATTCCGGTGTAGGTAAAAGGATTCCGCAGTTATGTGGATATGTATTTGAAGGATAAGTTAGATGAAACTGGCAACCCATTGAAAGTAATACATGAACAAGTAAACCACAGATGGGAGGTGTGTCTAACAATGAGTGAAAAAGGCTTTCAGCAAATTAGTTTCGTCAATAGCATTGCTACTTCCAAGGTAATtttttgtgttattattattattttaaatattttttcagttatagATAGATGCgatacctttgttttgtttatttttatgtggtgctgaggattaaacccagtgcctcacatgtgctaggcaagtgctctgcgactgagctgcaaccccagccctgcattcttattattaataaatgaaatagattttGAGTATTTGACTACCTTGGTATAAAGGAGCTAAGttacatatttttaagtgtttgattattgttataatttgaggatgctgaatttttaaagtttggtaTTTTTCCTTATTAGGGTGGCAGACATGTTGATTATGTAGCTGATCAGATTGTGACTAAACTTGTTGATGTagtgaagaagaagaacaagGGTGGTGTTGCAGTAAAAGCACATCAGGTATGGTATTttggcagttttatttttctaaagtcaAGGGAGAAGAAAGTCTTGAAGGCATTAGGACATTTTAGCGACTTCATATCAACTTTTTTTGCAGGTGAAAAATCACATGTGGATTTTTGTGAATGCCTTAATTGAAAATCCAACCTTTGACTCTCAGACCAAAGAAAATATGACTTTGCAAGCCAAGAGCTTTGGATCAACATGCCAATTAAGTGAAAAATTCATCAAAGCTGTGAGTacttagaaagaaataaaaatagaaaatttccctTCTCAACTCTGCAGAAATGATTCCTCCCATACTGCATTTCTCCAAGTCTTCccaatctgaaaagaaaattaaaaaaaaaaaaaagaccaaaaaaactatttcctgtcttaataaaacttaataaaaacccactgtagtgcatgcctataatcccagcaactgggaaggttgaggcaggaggatggcaagctcaaaccagcctaggcaacttagcaagaccctgtctcaaaattggggtggtggggaaggtgTCAGGGACTGAGAATGTGGCCACCCATTCTGTGGTGAAGCATCTCTGGGTTCGATActtagtaccaaaataaaaaggtggaaGCCTTGTCTTTATCTCTGCTTTAACcaataaaaatcatctcttgaATATGTTAGTAGTCTCCCACCATTATCTCTTATGGATTACTGTAACAGGTTCTTAATCTTCATATTGTTTCAGTCCTTTCTTTGCAATACTCTTGAACGACCTTCTTGTGTTGAAGCACACATTTTTGTCTTGGCCCTCTTGAAATCTTCCAATGACTTCCACTCAGGAAGTCTAAATTCCATTTCCTCAGAGCCTTTATTTTCTACTCTTCACCCCAACTAAGTTCCCTTCAGTATAACCTTGAACCTGTATTATTGTTTAGCAAACTTTTCATTTAATCATAACTCATCACACTTATTTCTATCTTCCATATTACACCTTATATCTCATGAAGACAAGGACCATGTCTGATTTATTTTAGACACTGTATCTTAGCACCTAGCACAATATAACTTCACAGTAAATATTTATCGAATGAATCAAAAGGAACCCGCTTCCCTCACTGGTGATAACACAGAAAGATCACAAAATTAATGTACCAACCTCCAACCTCTGTTCAGAAATTATTCTACCTCTTTTCAATCTTTAATGTTCATGTTTCTTGTGGGCTTATTTGTATTCTAGGatttttgtctgtctgttttgttttgttttgttttttgtgctgGTGATTAAATCCAGTACTGTTCTACCAATGTATACTCCAGCCATTTTAATTTGGAAACAGTGTCTtgagctaagttgctgaggctggccacaaattaaccatccccctgcctcagcctcccaagtcactgagattacaggcatgtaccaccaagcccagcttgtatttttatagtttttgtttagagacagggtctcactaagttgcctagggtctcactaagttgctgaggctgtctttgaactctgaAAGAATCCCTCTTTCCTAATATGAATCTTCTCATTTTCAGGCAATTGGCTGTGGTATTGTAGAAAGCATACTAAACTGGGTAAAATTTAAGGCCCAAGTCCAGTTAAACAAGAAGTGTTCAGCTGtaaaacataacagaatcaaGGGAATTCCAAAACTTGATGATGCTAATGATGCAGgtacatgtttaaaaatgtttccaaacttTAAATCTTGTTACTTCAGTTGTTTATTCATTAGCAGTGTACCATGGATATTTTCCTTTGATGTTTAATATTCAACAGAttacttaattaaaaaatcaaccaATCCCTGTTATTGAACATTTAAGTCATTTCCAATTTGGAGCTATTAAAATGTTGAGATGATTGTGGATGGACATAAAGCAAAACATTTAAATAGTGACCTATtacctaataaatattttcagtataataTCAAATGGATATTTAGCAGCAGTATAAGTAGTTAATCTAAGAAACTAGGATTTAGTAGTCCTTATCCACAGGGGATATATTCTAAgacactccccacccccagaggATACCTGAAACATGAACCATGAATCCAACCCTATATACATTATGatccctgccccccaccacatACATGATGACACAGTCACAGTAAAAGATTAACAGTAGGAACTAATAAAACAATGTACTGTAACAAAAGTTATTACATTATTACTATATCTTCTTATATTCCCCCTTATCATGATGTGATATATTAACAGTGCTTATGTTATCAGTGAGGTGAATAATGTAGGCATTATGGTATAGCATTTGGCTATTACATAACAGTTATTTGAACACAGGCAATGGGATACCAagacagttgatctgataaccaagataGCTATTAAAAGACTAACAAgtggactgggattgtggctcagtgatagagcacttgcctagcaggtgtgagacactgggttcaatcctcagcaccacatataaataaattaaaggtattgtgtccatctataactaaaattttttttaaaaaaatgtctaacAAGTAGATAGCAAACATAGTGTGGATACTCTGGACAAATTAATGATTCATGTCCTAAGTGGGACTGTGAGGTTCCATCACACCACTCAGAAcagtatgcattttaaaaaacttatgaattggttatttctggaattttccatttaatactttAGGACCATGGTTGATTATAGGTAACTGAAGCTGTAGAAAGAGAAACCAGGGATAAGGGAGGAgcattgtggtttttatttacaatgaatttaacaaaaaatatatatagctaATTATTGTCTCCATTTCACTCCTAAGCCAATTTATTATTGAATTTCTAAATCATTTATGTTTTGATACAAGGCTATTAACATAGTATTTGAGGTTGAACTAAATGTGctaaaattaatttgtgtatttttacttTAGGAAGTCGAAACTCCACTGAGTGTACACTTATCCTGACTGAGGGAGACTCAGCCAAAACTTTGGCTGTTTCAGGCCTTGGTGTGGTTGGGAGAGACAAATATGGTGTTTTCCCTCTTAGAGGTAAAATACTCAATGTCCGAGAAGCTTCTCATAAACAGGTAGAGTACAAAACTAACTTCAGCATCTAAATCTAGTTTATAATGCAGATTTCATGCTTATAGTCCCTTTTCTCATTGGGTGTTTTGAAATGAGTCTCAGattggtgttttaaaaaattgtgcacttagcatatatgaggccctgggttccatcagcaccacaaaagcagaaaaagaagaaattatatacataaaGAGATTTTTCTGACTTATTATGGACTAGCAATTCAAAATATGAGAGCTCACAAAAACCCAAGCatcatatttgttattttcaaatttataaacaaaactattcttttttGGTATGTGTCCATTTCAGATCATGGAAAATGCTGAAATTAACAATATCATCAAAATTGTGGGTCTTCAGTATAAGAAAAACTATGAAGATGAAGATTCATTGAAGACTCTTCGTTATGGGAAGATAATGATTATGACAGATCAGGTCAGgtttattatcaaatattttagacTGTTAAACTAAATCAAGcgttttttgtcatttgtttgttttgagatagtctcactatgttgcccaggctggtgtcaaactgggttcaagtgatccttctgtctcagcctcctgagtaactgggactacagtaTGCACCACCATACTGGCTAATGTCTTATTTGTTCCTTGCTTTCCCACcatgaagagaaattatttaactAGGAGCTTTATTCATTATGGCTAAAAAACATCTAATCAAATATGCCTATGTTATAGAATTTTACATGTACAGCTTAAGTGAGTTTAGATTTAAACACCTTTTTCTTAATTCCCAtaggaaaatttttgaaagattgCCAGTAggtcaattttatatatatatatatatatatatatatatatatatatatataattaataattattaatttttaaagtttctaaacAGTTCTTTTGTGCTTTGGCTTTTCACATATTTCTAGGACCAAGATGGTTCCCATATCAAAGGCTTGCTGATTAATTTTATCCATCACAACTGGCCCTCTCTTCTGCGACAtcgttttctggaggagtttatCACTCCCATTGTAAAGGTATACTAATTTCTAGGATACAAAAATAGACCCTTTTTCTCAGACCTGAATCACTCCAATGACGTATGTTGGTATGCAGTTGAGCCCACAGTGTGTAAAGCCACAGCAATGTGTTCTTTGCCATAGGTATCTAAAAACAAGCAAGAAATAGCATTCTATAGCCTTCCTGAATTTGAAGAATGGAAAAGTTCTACTCCAAACcataaaaaatggaaagtcaaGTATTACAAAGGTTTGTAATGGAATTCAcagaaattctttattttgttatatacCATTATACTTTATTATATGGGGTAATGTGGTATCCTTGGTTTGTAGGTTTGGGCACCAGTACATCAAAAGAAGCTAAGGAATACTTTGCAGATATGAAAAGACATCGTATTCAGTTTAAATATTCTGGGCCCGAAGATGATGCTGCAATCAGCCTAGTGAGTTTGagttgtattttatatatatattctaattttagAAATCACTACATTGGTCAATTGATACATTTAGATCTTTATATGagtgttttataaaatagaatgttTCTTATATCCCAAAGAAGGAAccagatattttagaaaatagtattatttttcattgtttatttcctATAGAAAAGATATTTGGAACCTATTAATAATGGTGACATCCTTTTGTAGGCCTTTAGCAAAAAGCAGGTAGATGATCGAAAGGAATGGTTAACTCACTTCATGGAGGATAGAAGACAGCGAAAGTTACTTGGCCTTCCTGAGGtaaaaattttgaatatatcCCACAAGATGTACTATTTGATAGACTTTTTAGGATTGATATTATAGCAAATTAAACTTATTTAATAATTACTTTAGTAAGAaatttaacataataaataaCTATAGTTATGCATCATGTAACAATGTTTCCATCAACAGTGGTCCTATAAGATTATAATGCAACTGGAAAATTCTTAACTCCTAGTAACATAGCCACGAAGTAAATCATAGGGTAAGGCATTAGTCGTGTTTGTGGCGATGCTGTTGTAAACAGAGATATTCAACTACTATTCATATAAAAGTAGAGTACATACAATTATTTATACTGTATAATATATTATGCCGTGTTATGCCAGCAGTAGCATCACACATCTCATGTTTACAAAGTCTCTTGATGACatcattttctcttgtgcttCATTTAGCATCATGGTTTTTTTTGTTCATCATGGTCCTAGGAGCAATAGGCTGTACTCTTATATGTTTATGACATATAGCCTATTTACACATACTTTCTAGGCTTATCTAAGTACACACTATGATATTCACAGGACAGAATCAGCTAATGTGTTTCTCAGAATGTATTCTCATCATTAAACTGTGCATGActttataaatattcttatttagaCTGTTACATAAATGTATTGTTGGtcctgaaaaaaattacaaaggcaaTGTACCTTTTTTCTAACCGTATAGCAATTAAGTTTGCATtatctttaaaacataaaatactgtGCACAATTATATTTTGGGGGACTTCAGAATTATAGAAATGATGGTTCTGAGTGGTTTCTTGTATTTTTGTGTTAAACATTGTTAAGaccaatgttttattttaaactaggTAATGTAGTATTCCCTTTTATCCTTTAGGATTATTTGTATGGGCAAACTACCACTTACCTGACATACAATGACTTTATAAACAAGGAACTTATCCTGTTCTCAAATTCTGATAATGAGAGATCTATCCCATCTATGGTGGATGGTGAGTTCCAGTTTGTTAGTCTTTTTTATAAGATGGAAATCTATGCCCAGAAATGATTACATTGAGAATGCTAATGTTTGCCCTGCTTTCATCTTACAGGTTTGAAACCTGGTCAGAGAAAggttttgtttacttgtttcaAACGAAATGATAAGCGGGAGGTGAAGGTTGCCCAGTTAGCTGGGTCAGTGGCAGAAATGTCCTCTTACCATCATGGTGAGGTAAACATGCAACCCATAATGTTTCCTGAAAGCATTATATCAGAAATCAGTGCAAGGTCGTTCTCCAAATATGTTTGGTGCAAGTATAAACTGTTATATCCATAATAGAGTATAATTTGGTAAAATCtattaaattataagaaaatatgatCGCCCTTTGACCAAACAATTTTACTTCtggaaataatattcctataaggatgtttattttatctttgcaATGTCAAAATTTAGGCATGCAAAATGACCATCAATTGGAAAATTGTTATAAGTTGTCACAGATGTCTGTGTTGACTCACTAGGATAAATAAAACTATGCACTAACATAACATTGAATTACATTTCTGCATTCACTATGTAAAGCAGTTTTAAAGAATGAGAGTGCCTAGAAATTTCAATGTAATGGTTGACCTACTTACTGCTTTAAATCAAAATATAGTGAGGACTACATAAATactcactcaacaaacatttgttgaatgtctACCTGTGCCAGGAgtataagaataaatataaaatatgttctgTACTTTCAAGGTATAATCACAATTTAACCAGAAGGGCAACACACATTCTTATGGAATAAAGTGATGTATGCTAGAATAGAAATGACCAAAGTGTTAATGACACAAAGGTGAAAGTATTTCATTTTGCTGAGGGTTAGGGGAGAAACTATTCCTTCCAAGTTGATAGGATTTAATAGATAAAAATTGCTATTAGACAAGAGCCCTGAACTTGGAACTGAAAGTCTTGGGTTTAGGTACTAGGTCAGCTGTCTATTTATCTTGGGACAATCACTATAAACCTAAGATTTATAAGATTATAATGAGGCTTGATCATAATAATCAATGTGTATTATTAAAAGACTTTTGGTTAGGTtaatcaatcttttttttccctcagatgTCACTAATGATGACCATTATCAATTTGGCTCAGAATTTTGTGGGTAGCAATAATCTGAACCTCTTGCAACCCATTGGTCAATTTGGTACCCGGCTACATGGTGGCAAGGATTCTGCTAGCCCTCGATACATCTTCACAATGCTCAGGTGAGTATGTTTTCAATTTCTAGTGACTTAACAGTGCCAGTTTTGAAATGACGTATGACAAAAAATTCAGTTAATTAGGAAATACTGggtactgctataaacatcctACAGTACATAAGTCAGCTCCTCACAACAAAGAATTACTCAGCCTCTACAATAGAGATGGTTCTTTTCCTCATTAGCCTTCTTTGCTGGTACTTCTCATCTTCCCCAACTCTAAATACTGGCCTACCCTAAGACTCCTTCATCAGATCTCTATACTCACTTCCCAAATGATCCAGTCTCATAGCTTTATATCTCCAGTCCTGACTTCTCCCCTGATTTCTAAACTTTGATGCCTGATTTCTAAACTTTGATGTCTGACTGCCCTCTCAATAGTTCTCACTTGGATATCTAATAAGTATTTCAAACATTAAGTCTGAAATGGAATCCTTAGTTTTCCTGCCTTTGTAAATTGAACACCATACTTCTAATTGCTGGAGTGACCCTTGACTTCAGAAAGCAAGTATTTTGTGTAATAACAttctttgattgttttctctagcCCTTTGGCTAGGTTGTTATTTCCACCAAAAGATGATCATACGTTGAAGTTCTTATATGATGACAACCAACGAGTTGAACCTGAATGGTACATTCCTATTATACCCATGGTCCTGATAAATGGTGCTGAAGGAATTGGTACTGGATGGTCCTGCAAAATTCCCAACTTTGATGTTCGTGAAGTTGTAAATAACATCAGGCGTTTGATGGATGGAGAAGAACCTTTGCCAATGGTGACTATTCTGTGCATGTTAGCAACATTATCTTTCTTCAGGTTTCAGTTTGGATAATATGATTAAAGAGGATGCaaatataaagtttatttcatactttataattaaatttattgttGAATAACTTTGTGACTTCTGTTTTTAGTATCACATTCAAAAGACAttcttttgcctggcacacacacctgtagtaatcccagcagctttggaggctgaggcaggagaatcacaagttcaaagccagcctcagcaaaagcaaggcactaagcaactcactgagaccctgtctctaaataaaatacaaaaaaaggctggggatgtggcttagtggttgagtgcccctgagttcaatccctggtaccccaaaatataaaaactaaaagccattctttttttgtgatgcCAATTTAGCTTCCAagttacaagaacttcaaaggtACTATTGAAGAGCTGGCTCCAAATCAATATGTGATTAATGGTGAAGTAGCTATTCTTAATTCCACAACCATTGAAATCTCAGAACTTCCCATCAGAACGTGGACCCAAGTAAGTaattgtgatttttgtttgttttgtggggttttttgttttctggttaggagactttttttgtatttttgctgttGACTGCTCAGGAGATTTCTTACAAAAggattatttctttcttcagacaTATAAAGAACAGGTCCTAGAACCCATGCTAAATGGCACTGAGAAGACACCCCCTCTCATAACAGACTATCGGGAATACCACACAGATACCACTGTGAAGTTTGTTGTAAAGATGACTGAGGAAAAAttggcagaggcagagagagttGGGCTACACAAAGTCTTCAAACTCCAAACTAGTCTCACCTGCAATTctatggtttgttttcttttttaaatttatgtatttttttaatctgttctttatacatgacagtagaatgtattttgacatacacatTCATGGATGATGTCTTATTTTGTGAGAGAGGTTTCAGATTATATTAAGAATTAAtcgtggggctggggatacagctcagtcggtagagtgcttgccttgcaagcacaaggtcctgggttcaatccccagccccacaaaaaacaaacaaacaaaaaaaaagaattaatagcaATTCTGAAAGGATACATTAGGCTACTTTAATGAAGTTTACcaaatttattgattcttggctctaatcttgttttccttttcccaggTACTTTTTGACCATGTAGGCTGTTTAAAGAAATATGACACAGTGTTGGATATTCTAAGAGACTTCTATGAACTCAGGCTTAAATATTATGGATTAAGAAAAGAATGGCTTCTAGGAATGCTTGGTGCTGAATCTGCTAAACTGAATAATCAGGCTCGCTTTATCTTAGAGAAAATAGATGGCAAAATAATCAttggtatgtttttaaaataattgcctATACTAATATTGTAGTTATgctaaactttaaaatatttttggtgagAGCAATGATGCGGAGGAGGCAGGACAAACTCT
Proteins encoded in this region:
- the Top2a gene encoding DNA topoisomerase 2-alpha, yielding MEVSPLQPVNENMQVNKIKKNEDAKKRLSIERIYQKKTQLEHILLRPDTYIGSVELVTQQMWVYDEDIGMNYREVTFVPGLYKIFDEILVNAADNKQRDPKMSCIRVTIDPENNLISIWNNGKGIPVVEHKVEKMYVPALIFGQLLTSSNYDDDEKKVTGGRNGYGAKLCNIFSTKFTVETASREYKKMFKQTWMDNMGRAGEMELKPFSGEDFTCITFQPDLSKFKMQSLDKDIVALMVRRAYDVAGSTKDVKVFLNGIKLPVKGFRSYVDMYLKDKLDETGNPLKVIHEQVNHRWEVCLTMSEKGFQQISFVNSIATSKGGRHVDYVADQIVTKLVDVVKKKNKGGVAVKAHQVKNHMWIFVNALIENPTFDSQTKENMTLQAKSFGSTCQLSEKFIKAAIGCGIVESILNWVKFKAQVQLNKKCSAVKHNRIKGIPKLDDANDAGSRNSTECTLILTEGDSAKTLAVSGLGVVGRDKYGVFPLRGKILNVREASHKQIMENAEINNIIKIVGLQYKKNYEDEDSLKTLRYGKIMIMTDQDQDGSHIKGLLINFIHHNWPSLLRHRFLEEFITPIVKVSKNKQEIAFYSLPEFEEWKSSTPNHKKWKVKYYKGLGTSTSKEAKEYFADMKRHRIQFKYSGPEDDAAISLAFSKKQVDDRKEWLTHFMEDRRQRKLLGLPEDYLYGQTTTYLTYNDFINKELILFSNSDNERSIPSMVDGLKPGQRKVLFTCFKRNDKREVKVAQLAGSVAEMSSYHHGEMSLMMTIINLAQNFVGSNNLNLLQPIGQFGTRLHGGKDSASPRYIFTMLSPLARLLFPPKDDHTLKFLYDDNQRVEPEWYIPIIPMVLINGAEGIGTGWSCKIPNFDVREVVNNIRRLMDGEEPLPMLPSYKNFKGTIEELAPNQYVINGEVAILNSTTIEISELPIRTWTQTYKEQVLEPMLNGTEKTPPLITDYREYHTDTTVKFVVKMTEEKLAEAERVGLHKVFKLQTSLTCNSMVLFDHVGCLKKYDTVLDILRDFYELRLKYYGLRKEWLLGMLGAESAKLNNQARFILEKIDGKIIIENKPKKELIKVLIQRGYDSDPVKAWKEAQQKVPDEEENEESDNEKETEKGDSVTDSGPTFNYLLDMPLWYLTKEKKDELCKQRNEKEQELNTLKRKSPSDLWKEDLAAFIEELEAVEAKEKQDEQVGLPGKGGKAKGKKIQVTEVLPSPRGKRVIPRVTIEMKAEAEKKIKKKIKSENTEGTFKEDGVELENLKQRLEKKQKKEPGTKAKKQTTLPFKPIKKGKKRNPWSDSESDMSSTESNFDVPPRETEPRRAATKTKFTMDLDSDEDFSDFDEKTEDEDFVPSDASPPKAKTPPKHTKKELKPQKSTTSVTDLEADDAKDSVPSSSSPPAADLLTETEIMKPSSKKTVTVKKTAAKSQSSTSTNATKKKAAPKGTKKDPDLNSDVSQKPDPAKTKNRRKRKPSTSDDSDSNFEKIISKAGTSKKPRGESDDFHLDLDSTVAPRAKSGRAKKPIKYLEESDEDDLF